In a genomic window of Streptococcus oralis subsp. tigurinus:
- a CDS encoding class I SAM-dependent methyltransferase codes for MDFEKIEQAYTYLLENVQVIQSDLATNFYDALVEQNSIYLDGETELEQVKENNQALKRLALRKEEWLKTYQFLLMKAGQTEPLQANHQFTPDAIALLLVLIVEELLDQEEISILEIGSGMGILGATFLTSLAKKVDYLGIEVDDLLIDLAASMADVIGLQAGFVQGDAVRPQMLKESDVVISDLPVGYYPDDAIASRYQVASSQEHTYAHHLLMEQGFKYLKSNGYAIFLAPSDLLTSPQSDSLKGWLKDEVSLAAIIALPEDIFSTASQAKSIFVLQKKRDKEIEPFVYPLTSLQDPSVLLTFKENFQNWSKGTEI; via the coding sequence ATGGATTTTGAAAAAATTGAACAAGCTTATACGTATTTACTAGAGAATGTCCAAGTCATCCAAAGTGATTTGGCGACCAACTTTTATGATGCCTTGGTAGAGCAAAATAGTATCTACCTGGACGGCGAGACCGAGCTAGAGCAGGTCAAAGAGAACAATCAAGCCCTTAAACGCTTAGCGCTTCGCAAGGAAGAGTGGCTCAAGACCTACCAGTTTCTCTTGATGAAGGCGGGACAAACGGAGCCTTTACAGGCCAATCACCAGTTTACGCCGGATGCCATTGCCCTCCTCTTGGTACTTATTGTGGAAGAGTTGCTGGATCAAGAGGAAATTAGCATCCTCGAAATAGGTTCTGGTATGGGGATTTTGGGGGCTACTTTCTTGACTTCTCTTGCTAAAAAAGTAGATTACTTGGGAATCGAAGTGGATGACTTGCTGATTGATTTGGCAGCCAGTATGGCAGATGTGATTGGTTTGCAGGCTGGTTTTGTCCAAGGAGATGCCGTTCGTCCGCAAATGCTTAAAGAAAGCGACGTGGTCATCAGCGACTTGCCTGTAGGCTATTACCCAGACGATGCCATCGCTTCTCGCTATCAAGTGGCTTCTAGTCAAGAGCATACCTATGCCCACCATTTGCTGATGGAACAAGGCTTCAAGTACCTTAAGTCAAATGGCTATGCTATTTTTCTAGCTCCGAGTGATTTATTGACCAGCCCTCAAAGTGACTCATTAAAAGGGTGGCTCAAAGACGAAGTGAGTCTGGCTGCTATCATCGCTCTGCCAGAGGATATTTTCTCAACTGCAAGCCAAGCTAAAAGTATTTTTGTCTTACAGAAGAAAAGAGACAAGGAAATAGAACCCTTTGTCTACCCTCTTACTAGCTTGCAAGATCCGTCAGTTTTGTTGACCTTTAAAGAAAATTTTCAAAATTGGAGCAAAGGTACTGAAATATAA